A single genomic interval of Armigeres subalbatus isolate Guangzhou_Male chromosome 1, GZ_Asu_2, whole genome shotgun sequence harbors:
- the LOC134207809 gene encoding NADPH--cytochrome P450 reductase isoform X2, with amino-acid sequence MVTRWCSTAGLTRQFLTRCGSTFSLTHKDISLRQDLRCLPAGPARWDWRRWLLQRICHNPKASGRFRRKSSLIKVFGLGNKTYEHYNKVGIYVDKRLEELGANRVFELGLGDDDANIEDDFITWKDKFWPAVCDHFGIESSGEEVLMRQYRLLEQPETPAERLYTGEVARLHSLQTQRPPFDAKNPFLAPIKINRELHKAGGRSCMHIEFDIEGSKMRYEAGDHLAMYPVNDTDLVLRLGKLCNAELDTIFSLINTDTDSSKKHPFPCPTTYRTALTHYLEITALPRTHILKELAEYCSEEKDKEFLRFMCSTNPDGKAKYQEWIQDSSRNIVHVLEDLPSCRPPLDHICELLPRLQPRFYSISSSSKLHPTTVHVTAVLVKYETKTGRINHGVATTFLSQKHPLDGEPLPRVPIFIRKSQFRLPAKTDTPVIMVGPGTGLAPFRGFIQERDFTKKEGKEVGQTIMYFGCRKRSEDYIYEEELEDYVQRGVIKLRIAFSRDQAQKVYVTHLLEEDMDLLWNVIGENKGHFYICGDAKNMATDVRNILLKVLQTKGNMSESEATQYIKKMEAQKRYSADVWS; translated from the exons ATGGTGACCCGCTGGTGCAGCACTGCGGGATTAACCCGACAATTTTTGACGCGATGTGGTAGCACTTTTTCCCTGACTCACAAGGATATTAGTTTGCGTCAGGATCTTCGTTGTCTACCAGCCGGTCCTGCCAGATGGGACTGGCGGCGGTGGTTGTTGCAACGGATATGCCACAATCCGAAGGCCAGTGGACGGTTTCGACGGAAATCAAGTTTGATTAAG GTCTTTGGACTCGGCAACAAAACCTACGAGCATTACAACAAGGTCGGAATCTACGTGGACAAGCGACTGGAGGAACTGGGCGCTAATCGCGTGTTCGAGCTGGGACTCGGAGACGATGATGCAAA CATTGAAGATGACTTCATCACCTGGAAGGACAAGTTTTGGCCAGCTGTTTGCGACCACTTCGGAATTGAGAGCTCCGGTGAAGAGGTGTTGATGCGGCAGTACCGCTTGTTGGAACAGCCAGAGACTCCAGCGGAACGGTTGTACACCGGCGAAGTGGCTCGCCTGCATTCGCTGCAAACACAACGACCACCGTTCGATGCGAAAAATCCTTTCCTGGCCCCGATCAAGATCAACCGAGAGCTGCATAAAGCTGGCGGGCGTTCTTGCATGCACATTGAGTTCGACATCGAAGGTTCCAAGATGCGCTATGAAGCCGGTGACCACTTGGCCATGTATCCGGTCAACGATACGGATCTGGTGCTAAGGCTAGGAAAGCTTTGCAATGCGGAGCTGGACACGATCTTCTCGTTGATCAACACCGATACGGACAGCAGCAAGAAGCATCCGTTCCCTTGTCCGACGACTTACAGGACCGCGTTGACACACTATCTGGAAATTACTGCTTTGCCAAGAACGCACATCCTCAAAGAATTAGCCGAATATTGCAGCGAAGAAAAGGATAAGGAGTTCCTGCGGTTCATGTGCTCGACGAATCCGGATGGTAAGGCTAAGTATCAGGAGTGGATCCAGGACAGCAGTCGTAATATCGTTCACGTGCTGGAGGACTTACCCTCGTGTCGGCCACCGCTGGACCACATCTGTGAATTGCTGCCGCGTCTGCAGCCCCGGTTCTACTCGATTTCCTCATCGTCAAAGTTGCACCCGACCACGGTCCACGTGACGGCCGTGTTGGTTAAATATGAAACGAAAACCGGTCGCATCAACCACGGTGTCGCCACGACATTCCTATCGCAGAAGCACCCACTGGACGGCGAGCCATTGCCGCGGGTGCCGATCTTCATCCGCAAGAGCCAGTTCCGGTTGCCGGCCAAGACTGACACGCCGGTCATTATGGTTGGGCCCGGCACGGGTCTGGCGCCGTTCCGTGGATTCATCCAGGAGCGGGATTTCACCAAGAAGGAAGGAAAGGAAGTTGGGCAAACGATAATGTACTTTGGTTGCCGGAAACGGTCCGAGGATTACATCTACGAGGAG GAATTGGAGGACTACGTTCAACGCGGCGTAATTAAACTGCGGATAGCATTCTCCCGGGATCAAGCGCAAAAGGTTTACGTTACGCACCTGCTGGAAGAGGACATGGATCTGCTGTGGAATGTGATAGGCGAGAACAAGGGTCATTTCTACATTTGCGG TGATGCCAAGAATATGGCCACCGACGTGCGGAACATTCTGCTCAAGGTGCTGCAAACCAAGGGCAACATGAGCGAGAGTGAGGCCACTCAGTACATCAAGAAGATGGAAGCCCAGAAGCGATACTCGGCCGACGTGTGGAGTTAA
- the LOC134216440 gene encoding uncharacterized protein LOC134216440, which translates to MSVISSPSETQKESQEKLVTFCQLLAQTYRQLRALTSTERSNVDKTLAKASRYELIRRVNYSATSSCYSERQIEQTQTECLHEINNRLIATGELIHETTNEFYKLLRSYQDLQQTAQKLDWSTTSKCALINGGVKQKPLEYYIQEGHRIVYQLSAVTTRIKLVFGAVDFQRADTIQKLRDCLKLSEELDLYLREFMVYSSFIVK; encoded by the exons ATGTCAGTGATATCTTCACCGAGCGAAACGCAGAAGGAATCCCAAGAAAAGCTCGTCACCTTTTGTCAACTGTTGGCGCAAACCTACCGCCAACTGCGCGCCCTCACCAGCACCGAGCGATCCAACGTGGACAAAACGCTGGCCAAAGCTTCGCGCTACGAACTAATCCGTAGGGTCAACTACTCAGCAACGAGCTCTTGCTACTCGGAACGGCAAATTGAGCAAACCCAAACCGAGTGCCTCCACGAGATCAACAACCGATTGATCGCCACCGGTGAGCTGAT ACACGAAACGACCAACGAGTTCTACAAGCTGCTCCGCAGCTACCAAGACCTTCAGCAAACCGCCCAGAAATTGGACTGGTCCACGACCAGCAAGTGTGCTCTAATTAACGGAGGAGTAAAGCAAAAACCTCTCGAATATTATATCCAGGAAGGCCACCGGATAGTGTACCAACTGAGTGCGGTGACTACCCGTATCAAGCTGGTTTTTGGCGCGGTGGATTTTCAACGCGCCGATACGATACAAAAACTGCGCGACTGTCTGAAGCTTTCGGAAGAATTAGATTTATATTTGCGGGAGTTTATGGTTTATAGTTCGTTCATTGTAAAATAA